AGGAAACCGCGAAACATCATTGCCATCGGCTTGCCGATCGGACGTATTGCGGCTTCATCGGTCATGTCCATAGGCAAGGCGCGCCATTGCTTGACGGCCAGGTATATCAGGTACGCCACACCAAACCATTTGATCGCATAGAACGCGGTTGACGATGCCGCCAGGATCGCACCCAGGCCGCCCGCCACCACCGCAATCTGCATCGCCAGACCCAGTTGCAGGCCAATGGCGTTCCAGTAACCGCGCACAAAACCATACTGCAGCCCGCTGGACATCGAGGCGATGGCGCCGGCACCGGGGGAAAGGGAGATGATCCAACTGGCCAGGAAAAAGGCCAGCCACGTGTCGAGTGCCATTGCACACCTCAGCAAGGAGTTTTTGGTTGTGCCTTAAGCTAACGCCGCGGACCTGAGGCTGGCTATAAATTTTTACAGGATGTGATTTCTAACGGTCGCCAGGGAATACATGCGTACCGGGCCAACGTCGAACCGAACGCTGGAAGAACAGGCTGTTGGGCACTTGCACCATCGCGCTGTCGGTGCCGGCTTCCTGCACCTCGATCAGCGTGGTGTAGAGCAGATTGATCGCCACGACGCGCCCTTTCACACCGGGTTTGTCGACAGTGTCCACCAGCTCCACGATGTCACCCAGGCGAAATGGCCCCACGGTGAAGATCAAAATGGCGCACAACAAATTGGACAAGACGGACCACATGGCGAAGAACGCCACCGCCGCCACCGCCACAAACCCTGACAGCGCCGTCCACAGCACCGTGGCCGATACGCCCAGGCGACCCAACACGAAGATCAGCGCGCTGCCCATGATCAGCCAGCGCAGACCA
This region of Pseudomonas sp. MUP55 genomic DNA includes:
- a CDS encoding LysE family transporter, producing the protein MALDTWLAFFLASWIISLSPGAGAIASMSSGLQYGFVRGYWNAIGLQLGLAMQIAVVAGGLGAILAASSTAFYAIKWFGVAYLIYLAVKQWRALPMDMTDEAAIRPIGKPMAMMFRGFLVNASNPKALVFMLAVLPQFVNPQAPLAIQYLIIGATMISVDMIVMAGYTGLASKVLRLLRSPKQQKRVNRTFAGLFVGAAGFLASLHRATA
- a CDS encoding mechanosensitive ion channel family protein gives rise to the protein MEALQLPLPAQWIEPVWIGVQILLILLAGYLAQRFVAKGLTRLGERYPFPPQLLMPLRGGLRWLIMGSALIFVLGRLGVSATVLWTALSGFVAVAAVAFFAMWSVLSNLLCAILIFTVGPFRLGDIVELVDTVDKPGVKGRVVAINLLYTTLIEVQEAGTDSAMVQVPNSLFFQRSVRRWPGTHVFPGDR